The following proteins are co-located in the Gigantopelta aegis isolate Gae_Host chromosome 5, Gae_host_genome, whole genome shotgun sequence genome:
- the LOC121373059 gene encoding uncharacterized protein K02A2.6-like: MKSTREEKIAEEHINFIAQNIFPKALTLDEIKTATKTDSVLQRVIELIKSNKWKLVKNNKTCNSNEQATKKQLQSFAAIQQELSVTSDEGIVLRGTRIVIPAILQRKTCQLTHQGQQGIVKTKKLLRQKIWFYGIDSMVESIIKSCLPCQTATPENTLLKTPWDEVCADFIGLLPSADYLLIVYDEYSRYPEVERVTSTSSNATIPVFDKIFATHGIPSILKTDNGPPFNNDQFELFAQHLGFHHRKVTPYWSRANGDAERFIKTLEKALQTAEAKEYHGNKNCINS, translated from the coding sequence ATGAAATCAACACGTGAAGAAAAAATAGCAGAGGAACACATCAACTTTATTGCCCAAAACATTTTTCCCAAAGCACTAACACTAGACGAGATCAAAACAGCTACAAAAACTGATTCTGTGCTACAAAGAGTGATTGAACTAATCAAATCAAACAAATGGAAATtagtgaaaaataataaaacttgcAACTCAAATGAACAAGCAACCAAGAAACAACTCCAGTCGTTTGCTGCCATACAGCAAGAACTATCTGTAACTTCAGATGAAGGCATCGTACTTCGAGGTACTCGAATTGTAATTCCTGCTATACTTCAAAGAAAAACTTGTCAACTCACGCACCAAGGTCAGCAAGGCATTGTAAAAACGAAAAAGCTTCTACGTCAAAAGATATGGTTCTATGGAATTGATTCCATGGTCGAATCGATCATAAAATCATGTTTACCCTGCCAAACGGCAACTCCTGAAAATACACTTCTGAAAACTCCATGGGATGAAGTATGTGCTGATTTCATTGGCCTGTTGCCATCTGCTGACTATCTGCTAATTGTGTATGATGAATACTCTCGGTATCCTGAAGTAGAAAGAGTAACATCAACCTCAAGCAATGCAACAATTCCTGTCTTTGACAAAATCTTTGCAACTCATGGAATCCCAAGTATTCTAAAAACAGATAATGGACCTCCATTCAACAATGATCAATTCGAGTTGTTTGCACAGCATCTTGGATTCCATCATCGTAAAGTAACACCATACTGGTCAAGAGCAAATGGTGATGCAGAACGCTTCATCAAAACATTGGAAA